The Pelecanus crispus isolate bPelCri1 chromosome 30, bPelCri1.pri, whole genome shotgun sequence genome contains a region encoding:
- the DHX34 gene encoding putative ATP-dependent RNA helicase DHX34 isoform X2 has protein sequence MPPEKESRSRRRERDLSPSQWDWDCPTTRRRLEELYFLEQDYIRAGSEDAHNFWAFFERLRRFQSRRTEREPTPSHRDQADPPSAARRLDLPCRYDPRYRINLSVLSTDVEGAIRGRRGDSGVPQERLSEFRTALLHYLDFGQKQSFAKLAKLQRERAALPISQYQDRLLRAVAQNQVVVIAGDTGCGKSTQVPQFLLAAGYSHVACTQPRRIACISLAKRVGFESLHQYGDQVGYQIRFESTRSPATKIVFLTEGLLLRQVQREPTLPGYHVLIADEVHERHLHSDFLLGVLRRLLPARPDLKLVLMSATINIRLFSSYFGNAPVLQVPGRIFPISVIYQPIPKEEASAVGKSGKSERLDPLPYLRVLQAIDHKYPPEERGDLLVFLSGVAEIGAVLEAAQAYAARTQRWIVLPLHSTLSVAEQDKVFDVPPPGVRKCILSTNIAETSVTIDGVRFVLDSGKVKEMSYDPQGKLQRLQEFWISRASAEQRKGRAGRTGPGVCYRLYAESDYDAFSPYPVPEIQRVALDALVLQLKSMGLGDPRTFPFLEPPPSSSLEMAVRYLRDQGALDEAEDLTPIGNLLAQLPVDVVVGKMLVLGTLFGLAEPTLTVAAALSVQSPFLRPAHPNPDCATARRPFESPHGDPLMLLNLFNEWVQVKAERSGSSRKWCRRRGLEEHRLYEAANLRRQFQELLRDHQLLEEASSQPSDSYSRQSRHRQRRELHRLWRSHAETEGRKRKVLRLQDGADGSSGEDDGGGTRGKGEHSIDIQDVKFKLRHNVEELQAVSSPALSSSQLTLLKLVLCRGLYPQLAVPDQLNSSRKDSDQIFHTKNKQGVVLHPTCVFATSPELLHVKEGPERGGTKDPKEGLSCRHQLLAFVSLLETNKPYLVNCVRVPALHALLLFSRSLDTSADCARLVADGWLEVTVPNADSALRLLSTALQLRSAWEKLLHQLLEGRGEELGHRPSSRDVSVLTQGLLEFLQMEVPYRLHQLTGLEKQNLYIGPQTVAAAPRLPGLFEGMEMKPDEVKGGHRVTDFLTYNCLAMDTDLYSDCLRSFWTCPHCDLHMPFTPLERMCHESACRPSTGESSPLEEASKSSSKTSALHRSYHCDVCQQDFTFTPTEILRHKKQHW, from the exons ATGCCACCGGAGAAGGAGAGCAGATCCCGGCGGCGAGAGCGGGATCTTTCACCTTCCCAGTGGGATTGGGACTGCCCTACCACACGGCGCCGGCTGGAAGAGCTGTATTTCCTTGAGCAGGATTACATCAGAGCTGGCTCCGAGGATGCCCACAATTTCTGGGCTTTCTTTGAGCGCCTCCGGCGTTTCCAGAGCCGGAGAACCGAACGCGAGCCAACCCCCAGCCACCGTGACCAAGCAGACCCCCCCAGTGCCGCGCGCCGCCTCGACCTGCCCTGCCGATACGACCCCCGGTACCGCATCAACCTCTCGGTGCTGAGCACCGACGTGGAGGGAGCGATCCGAGGCCGGCGAGGAGACTCTGGCGTGCCCCAGGAACGCCTCTCTGAATTTCGCACTGCTTTGCTGCACTACCTGGACTTCGGCCAAAAACAAAGCTTCGCCAAACTGGCCAAACTCCAACGGGAACGAGCAGCGCTTCCCATCTCCCAGTACCAGGACCGGCTTCTGCGGGCCGTGGCTCAAAACCAAGTGGTGGTGATTGCCGGTGATACTGGCTGCGGTAAATCCACGCAGGTGCCTCAGTTCTTGCTGGCGGCTGGTTACAGCCACGTGGCTTGTACCCAGCCTCGCCGTATTGCCTGCATCTCACTGGCCAAACGGGTGGGCTTCGAGAGCCTGCACCAGTACGGAGACCAG gtGGGCTACCAGATCCGCTTCGAGAGCACCCGCTCGCCGGCCACCAAGATTGTCTTCCTGACggaggggctgctgctgcggcaggTGCAGCGGGAGCCGACACTGCCCGGGTACCACGTCCTGATCGCCGACGAGGTTCACGAGCGGCATCTGCACAGCGATTTCCTCCTGGGGGTCCTGCGGCGGCTCCTTCCCGCTCGGCCAGACCTTAAGTTGGTGCTGATGTCAGCGACCATCAATATCCGCCTTTTTTCGTCGTACTTTGGGAATGCCCCAGTGCTGCAGGTGCCAGGAAGGATCTTCCCCATCTCG gtCATCTACCAACCCATCCCTAAGGAAGAAGCGTCCGCAGTCGGGAAGTCGGGGAAATCGGAGCGCCTGGATCCCCTCCCGTACCTGCGGGTGCTGCAAGCCATCGACCACAAGTACCCACCGGAGGAACGTGGGGACCTGCTGGTGTTCCTGAGTGGGGTGGCTGAGATCGGTGCCGTGCTGGAGGCGGCGCAGGCTTACGCTGCGCGCACCCAGCGCTGGATTGTGCTTCCCCTGCACAGCACCCTCTCTGTTGCGGAGCAGGACAAG gTGTTTGATGTGCCCCCTCCCGGTGTCCGTAAGTGCATTCTCTCCACCAACATTGCAGAGACCTCGGTGACGATTGACGGTGTGCGCTTCGTCCTGGATTCTG ggaaggtgaaggagatGAGCTACGACCCTCAGGGCAAACTTCAGCGGCTGCAGGAGTTCTGGATCAGCCGGGCAAGCGCCGAGCAGCGGAAGGGACGTGCTGGCAGGACCGGCCCCGGCGTCTGCTACAGGCTCTATGCCGAATCCGACTACGACGCCTTTTCCCCCTACCCCGTGCCGGAGATCCAGCGGGTAGCGCTTGATGCTCTGGTGCTCCAG TTAAAGAGCATGGGGCTGGGTGACCCCCGGACCTTCCCCTTCCTGGAGCCGCCTCCCTCGTCCAGCCTGGAGATGGCCGTGCGGTACCTGAGGGACCAGGGAGCCCTGGATGAGGCTGAAGACTTGACGCCTATTGGGAACCTGCTGGCCCAGCTGCCGGTGGACGTGGTGGTCG GCAAGATGCTGGTCCTGGGCACGCTGTTTGGACTGGCTGAGCCCACCCTGACCGTGGCGGCCGCGCTGAGTGTGCAGTCCCCCTTCCTGCGACCCGCTCACCCCAACCCTGACTGCGCCACAGCCCGACGGCCCTTTGAGAGCCCCCATGGTGACCCCCTGATGCTGCTCAACCTCTTCAACGAGTGGGTCCAG GTGAaagcggagcggagcggcagCTCTCGGAAATGGTGCCGGCGGCGAGGCTTGGAGGAGCATCGACTTTACGAGGCTGCTAACTTGCGACGCCAGTTTCAG GAGCTTCTCCGAGACCatcagctgctggaggaggcctCCAGCCAGCCCAGCGACAGCTACAGCCGGCAGAGCCGGCACCGGCAACGCCGTGAGCTGCACCGACTGTGGCGTTCCCATGCGGAGACGGAGGGTCGGAAGCGCAAGGTGCTGCGGCTGCAGGACGGAGCAGATGGTTCCTCTGGCGAGGATGACGGTGGTGGCACCCGTGGGAAGGGGGAGCACAGCATCGATATTCAG GATGTCAAGTTTAAGCTCCGCCACAACGTGGAGGAGCTCCAGGCCGTATCCAGCCCAGCCCTCTCCTCCTCGCAGCTCACCCTGCTCAAGCTGGTGCTGTGCAGGGGGCTTTACCCCCAGCTGGCCGTGCCTGACCAGCTCAACAGCAGCCGCAAGGACTCCGATCAG ATTTTTCACACCAAAAACAAGCAGGGTGTCGTGCTTCATCCTACCTGCGTCTTCGCTACCAGCCCGGAGCTGCTCCACGTCAAGGAGGGACCGGAGCGTGGTGGGACCAAAG accccaaggaGGGGCTGAGCTGCCGCCACCAGCTCCTCGCCTTTGTCTCGCTGCTGGAGACCAACAAGCCCTACCTCGTGAACTGTGTCCGGGTACCAGCCCTACAT GCTCTCCTGCTCTTCTCCCGTTCTCTGGACACCAGTGCAGACTGCGCCCGGCTGGTAGCAGATGGATGGCTGGAGGTCACCGTCCCCAATGCGGACTCTGCCTTGCGCCTGCTCTCCACAGCCCTGCAGCTTCGCTCCGCCTGGGaaaagctcctccaccagctgctggaaggtcggggagaggagctgggccACCGGCCGAGCTCCCGGGACGTATCCGTGCTCACCCAGGGGCTGCTGGAGTTCCTGCAGATGGAG GTGCCGTACCGCCTGCACCAGCTCACCGGGCTGGAGAAACAAAACCTCTACATCGGTCCCCAGACAGTGGCTGCCGCTCCCCGGCTCCCGGGACTCTTTGAGGGGATGGAGATGAAGCCTGACGAGGTGAAAGGTGGCCACAGGGTGACCGACTTCCTCACCTACAACTGCCTGGCC ATGGACACGGACCTCTACAGTGACTGCCTGCGGAGCTTCTGGACGTGTCCCCACTGCGATCTCCACATGCCCTTCACCCCCCTGGAGCGCATGTGCCATGAAAGCGCTTGCCGGCCCTCCACGGGTGAGTCGT CCCCTCTGGAAGAAGCATCCAAAAGCTCGTCCAAAACCTCCGCCCTCCACAGATCCTACCACTGCGATGTTTGCCAGCAGGATTTCACCTTCACCCCCACGGAGATCCTTCGGCACAAGAAGCAGCACTGGTGA
- the DHX34 gene encoding putative ATP-dependent RNA helicase DHX34 isoform X1 encodes MPPEKESRSRRRERDLSPSQWDWDCPTTRRRLEELYFLEQDYIRAGSEDAHNFWAFFERLRRFQSRRTEREPTPSHRDQADPPSAARRLDLPCRYDPRYRINLSVLSTDVEGAIRGRRGDSGVPQERLSEFRTALLHYLDFGQKQSFAKLAKLQRERAALPISQYQDRLLRAVAQNQVVVIAGDTGCGKSTQVPQFLLAAGYSHVACTQPRRIACISLAKRVGFESLHQYGDQVGYQIRFESTRSPATKIVFLTEGLLLRQVQREPTLPGYHVLIADEVHERHLHSDFLLGVLRRLLPARPDLKLVLMSATINIRLFSSYFGNAPVLQVPGRIFPISVIYQPIPKEEASAVGKSGKSERLDPLPYLRVLQAIDHKYPPEERGDLLVFLSGVAEIGAVLEAAQAYAARTQRWIVLPLHSTLSVAEQDKVFDVPPPGVRKCILSTNIAETSVTIDGVRFVLDSGKVKEMSYDPQGKLQRLQEFWISRASAEQRKGRAGRTGPGVCYRLYAESDYDAFSPYPVPEIQRVALDALVLQLKSMGLGDPRTFPFLEPPPSSSLEMAVRYLRDQGALDEAEDLTPIGNLLAQLPVDVVVGKMLVLGTLFGLAEPTLTVAAALSVQSPFLRPAHPNPDCATARRPFESPHGDPLMLLNLFNEWVQVKAERSGSSRKWCRRRGLEEHRLYEAANLRRQFQELLRDHQLLEEASSQPSDSYSRQSRHRQRRELHRLWRSHAETEGRKRKVLRLQDGADGSSGEDDGGGTRGKGEHSIDIQDVKFKLRHNVEELQAVSSPALSSSQLTLLKLVLCRGLYPQLAVPDQLNSSRKDSDQIFHTKNKQGVVLHPTCVFATSPELLHVKEGPERGGTKDPKEGLSCRHQLLAFVSLLETNKPYLVNCVRVPALHALLLFSRSLDTSADCARLVADGWLEVTVPNADSALRLLSTALQLRSAWEKLLHQLLEGRGEELGHRPSSRDVSVLTQGLLEFLQMEVPYRLHQLTGLEKQNLYIGPQTVAAAPRLPGLFEGMEMKPDEVKGGHRVTDFLTYNCLAMDTDLYSDCLRSFWTCPHCDLHMPFTPLERMCHESACRPSTAPLEEASKSSSKTSALHRSYHCDVCQQDFTFTPTEILRHKKQHW; translated from the exons ATGCCACCGGAGAAGGAGAGCAGATCCCGGCGGCGAGAGCGGGATCTTTCACCTTCCCAGTGGGATTGGGACTGCCCTACCACACGGCGCCGGCTGGAAGAGCTGTATTTCCTTGAGCAGGATTACATCAGAGCTGGCTCCGAGGATGCCCACAATTTCTGGGCTTTCTTTGAGCGCCTCCGGCGTTTCCAGAGCCGGAGAACCGAACGCGAGCCAACCCCCAGCCACCGTGACCAAGCAGACCCCCCCAGTGCCGCGCGCCGCCTCGACCTGCCCTGCCGATACGACCCCCGGTACCGCATCAACCTCTCGGTGCTGAGCACCGACGTGGAGGGAGCGATCCGAGGCCGGCGAGGAGACTCTGGCGTGCCCCAGGAACGCCTCTCTGAATTTCGCACTGCTTTGCTGCACTACCTGGACTTCGGCCAAAAACAAAGCTTCGCCAAACTGGCCAAACTCCAACGGGAACGAGCAGCGCTTCCCATCTCCCAGTACCAGGACCGGCTTCTGCGGGCCGTGGCTCAAAACCAAGTGGTGGTGATTGCCGGTGATACTGGCTGCGGTAAATCCACGCAGGTGCCTCAGTTCTTGCTGGCGGCTGGTTACAGCCACGTGGCTTGTACCCAGCCTCGCCGTATTGCCTGCATCTCACTGGCCAAACGGGTGGGCTTCGAGAGCCTGCACCAGTACGGAGACCAG gtGGGCTACCAGATCCGCTTCGAGAGCACCCGCTCGCCGGCCACCAAGATTGTCTTCCTGACggaggggctgctgctgcggcaggTGCAGCGGGAGCCGACACTGCCCGGGTACCACGTCCTGATCGCCGACGAGGTTCACGAGCGGCATCTGCACAGCGATTTCCTCCTGGGGGTCCTGCGGCGGCTCCTTCCCGCTCGGCCAGACCTTAAGTTGGTGCTGATGTCAGCGACCATCAATATCCGCCTTTTTTCGTCGTACTTTGGGAATGCCCCAGTGCTGCAGGTGCCAGGAAGGATCTTCCCCATCTCG gtCATCTACCAACCCATCCCTAAGGAAGAAGCGTCCGCAGTCGGGAAGTCGGGGAAATCGGAGCGCCTGGATCCCCTCCCGTACCTGCGGGTGCTGCAAGCCATCGACCACAAGTACCCACCGGAGGAACGTGGGGACCTGCTGGTGTTCCTGAGTGGGGTGGCTGAGATCGGTGCCGTGCTGGAGGCGGCGCAGGCTTACGCTGCGCGCACCCAGCGCTGGATTGTGCTTCCCCTGCACAGCACCCTCTCTGTTGCGGAGCAGGACAAG gTGTTTGATGTGCCCCCTCCCGGTGTCCGTAAGTGCATTCTCTCCACCAACATTGCAGAGACCTCGGTGACGATTGACGGTGTGCGCTTCGTCCTGGATTCTG ggaaggtgaaggagatGAGCTACGACCCTCAGGGCAAACTTCAGCGGCTGCAGGAGTTCTGGATCAGCCGGGCAAGCGCCGAGCAGCGGAAGGGACGTGCTGGCAGGACCGGCCCCGGCGTCTGCTACAGGCTCTATGCCGAATCCGACTACGACGCCTTTTCCCCCTACCCCGTGCCGGAGATCCAGCGGGTAGCGCTTGATGCTCTGGTGCTCCAG TTAAAGAGCATGGGGCTGGGTGACCCCCGGACCTTCCCCTTCCTGGAGCCGCCTCCCTCGTCCAGCCTGGAGATGGCCGTGCGGTACCTGAGGGACCAGGGAGCCCTGGATGAGGCTGAAGACTTGACGCCTATTGGGAACCTGCTGGCCCAGCTGCCGGTGGACGTGGTGGTCG GCAAGATGCTGGTCCTGGGCACGCTGTTTGGACTGGCTGAGCCCACCCTGACCGTGGCGGCCGCGCTGAGTGTGCAGTCCCCCTTCCTGCGACCCGCTCACCCCAACCCTGACTGCGCCACAGCCCGACGGCCCTTTGAGAGCCCCCATGGTGACCCCCTGATGCTGCTCAACCTCTTCAACGAGTGGGTCCAG GTGAaagcggagcggagcggcagCTCTCGGAAATGGTGCCGGCGGCGAGGCTTGGAGGAGCATCGACTTTACGAGGCTGCTAACTTGCGACGCCAGTTTCAG GAGCTTCTCCGAGACCatcagctgctggaggaggcctCCAGCCAGCCCAGCGACAGCTACAGCCGGCAGAGCCGGCACCGGCAACGCCGTGAGCTGCACCGACTGTGGCGTTCCCATGCGGAGACGGAGGGTCGGAAGCGCAAGGTGCTGCGGCTGCAGGACGGAGCAGATGGTTCCTCTGGCGAGGATGACGGTGGTGGCACCCGTGGGAAGGGGGAGCACAGCATCGATATTCAG GATGTCAAGTTTAAGCTCCGCCACAACGTGGAGGAGCTCCAGGCCGTATCCAGCCCAGCCCTCTCCTCCTCGCAGCTCACCCTGCTCAAGCTGGTGCTGTGCAGGGGGCTTTACCCCCAGCTGGCCGTGCCTGACCAGCTCAACAGCAGCCGCAAGGACTCCGATCAG ATTTTTCACACCAAAAACAAGCAGGGTGTCGTGCTTCATCCTACCTGCGTCTTCGCTACCAGCCCGGAGCTGCTCCACGTCAAGGAGGGACCGGAGCGTGGTGGGACCAAAG accccaaggaGGGGCTGAGCTGCCGCCACCAGCTCCTCGCCTTTGTCTCGCTGCTGGAGACCAACAAGCCCTACCTCGTGAACTGTGTCCGGGTACCAGCCCTACAT GCTCTCCTGCTCTTCTCCCGTTCTCTGGACACCAGTGCAGACTGCGCCCGGCTGGTAGCAGATGGATGGCTGGAGGTCACCGTCCCCAATGCGGACTCTGCCTTGCGCCTGCTCTCCACAGCCCTGCAGCTTCGCTCCGCCTGGGaaaagctcctccaccagctgctggaaggtcggggagaggagctgggccACCGGCCGAGCTCCCGGGACGTATCCGTGCTCACCCAGGGGCTGCTGGAGTTCCTGCAGATGGAG GTGCCGTACCGCCTGCACCAGCTCACCGGGCTGGAGAAACAAAACCTCTACATCGGTCCCCAGACAGTGGCTGCCGCTCCCCGGCTCCCGGGACTCTTTGAGGGGATGGAGATGAAGCCTGACGAGGTGAAAGGTGGCCACAGGGTGACCGACTTCCTCACCTACAACTGCCTGGCC ATGGACACGGACCTCTACAGTGACTGCCTGCGGAGCTTCTGGACGTGTCCCCACTGCGATCTCCACATGCCCTTCACCCCCCTGGAGCGCATGTGCCATGAAAGCGCTTGCCGGCCCTCCACGG CCCCTCTGGAAGAAGCATCCAAAAGCTCGTCCAAAACCTCCGCCCTCCACAGATCCTACCACTGCGATGTTTGCCAGCAGGATTTCACCTTCACCCCCACGGAGATCCTTCGGCACAAGAAGCAGCACTGGTGA
- the C5AR1 gene encoding C5a anaphylatoxin chemotactic receptor 1 → MDLTPSYAFNYSNYSDWDDYSMIDFDAYEVPHSYRAILALYALIFLLGILGNGAVIWVTGFELRRTVNGVWFLNLSVADLLCCLALPFLALPLARDHHWPLGRFACKLLPSLTILNMFASVLLLMAISADRCALVMRPVWCQNHRTLGLVRGACMAAWILAGLLTLPSFIFRTIRSDGFSDKTTCVLDYAVVGRHQHLTELVTAVTRFICGFLVPFVVITACYSLLLARVHSKGFARSRKAIKLILVVIISFFVCWLPYHVVGLILASTHPRSSLFKGAMDADPIVAGIAYINSCINPIIYVIMGQDFKDKFQRSWRAVLRGVLSDDPSSTMGDSRMKTKSTMDDHSASTTV, encoded by the coding sequence atgGACTTAACGCCCAGTTATGCCTTCAATTACTCCAACTATTCTGACTGGGATGACTATTCCATGATTGATTTCGATGCCTATGAAGTTCCTCACAGCTACCGTGCCATCCTGGCACTCTACGCCCTCATCTTCCTCCTGGGCATCTTGGGCAACGGGGCCGTCATCTGGGTGACTGGCTTTGAGCTGCGGCGCACGGTGAACGGTGTCTGGTTCCTCAACCTCTCTGTGGCCGAcctcctctgctgcctggccctgcccttCCTGGCCCTGCCGCTGGCCCGTGACCACCACTGGCCGTTGGGTCGCTTTGCCTGCAAGCTGCTGCCCTCTCTCACCATCCTCAACATGTTCGCCAGCGTCCTCCTCCTGATGGCCATCAGCGCTGACCGTTGCGCCCTGGTGATGCGGCCGGTGTGGTGCCAAAACCACCGGACACTGGGGCTGGTCCGGGGGGCTTGCATGGCCGCCTGGATCCTGGCCGGGCTCCTCACCCTTCCCTCCTTCATCTTCCGCACAATCCGCTCTGACGGCTTCTCTGACAAGACCACCTGTGTCCTGGACTATGCGGTTGTGGGGCGCCACCAGCACCTCACCGAGCTTGTCACGGCCGTTACCCGCTTCATCTGTGGCTTCCTGGTGCCCTTCGTGGTGATCACGGCTTGCTacagcctgctgctggcccGTGTCCACAGCAAGGGCTTTGCCCGTTCCCGGAAAGCCATCAAGCTCATCTTGGTGGTCATCATCAGCTTCTTTGTGTGCTGGCTGCCCTACCACGTCGTGGGGTTGATCCTGGCCTCCACCCACCCTCGCAGCAGCTTGTTCAAGGGTGCCATGGATGCTGACCCCATCGTGGCCGGTATTGCCTACATCAACAGCTGCATCAACCCCATCATCTATGTCATCATGGGCCAGGACTTCAAGGACAAGTTCCAGCGTTCCTGGAGAGCCGTGCTGCGGGGCGTGCTGAGTGATGACCCCTCTAGCACCATGGGAGACAGCAGGATGAAGACCAAGTCCACCATGGATGACCACAGTGCCAGCACCACAGTGTGA
- the CCDC9 gene encoding coiled-coil domain-containing protein 9, with translation MQDFGQPPLSFGVSPRSVPGGAPPPSFGVSPPYLLLVGLLEGVAQAAQGGWGLGEAPFPQRSGHRTRGALRGGTHSAALDLRSKEEKDAELDKRIEALRKKNEALIKRYQEIEEDRKKAEQEGIAVTALRRARPADAEPERRWVDKDLSVTVQVMLSPGEKRPVKDKKPAGTPKPGRGTAPRSSGRAGLRPPGRSPRGEHPAGPFWEGGDDVAPGERSGRGRRSRGRGAAGPVTGGDAGPDRKSKEWEERRRQNIEKMNEEMAKIAEYERNQRDGLHEKNPVRNFLDDPRRSGPFQDTDRKEGSRRHVRNWGGADFDKVKAGMEREKTWQGPVRTPGRRSSPKAGGPLDMTLSMTGRERAEYVRWKKEREQIDQERLARHRKPTGQWRREWDAEKSDSMFKEGSAAAPGSEASGGEENKRPPPKLPTFGEFLTPHRTQRRRKGQGRGQGAGTKPYSMHDNRWEEKELPAPTEEAENWKADEVPSGALPEPPPSLSPEEDEDQWEDVSEEEEEEDGSSPGSSSEDEAPRSASPKAQCPPRAGQAVAPKLRVPPTTVAAAPDGGAGTPPSPFSPMEGHQPVSDWGEEMDLASPRSSLGDSPLSGPTVPRSRGASGETPGLSPMELAVPPRGVQSPTEPPQRADARLNAEQEALEKHKEAAGSPAEDGTRGAVAFPQQPDMEVAPGTVEITDFERDGQAPRCPRAAPPSLGSLPP, from the exons atgCAGGATTTTGGGCAGCCCCCCCTAAGTTTTGGGGTGTCCCCCCGCAGTGTCCCCGGGGGAGCGCCCCCCCCAAGTTTTGGGGTGTCCCCCCCTTACCTGCTGCTCGTAGGTCTGCTGGAAGGCGTCGCCCAGGCGGCGCAG gggggctgggggctcggcgAGGCTCCCTTCCCGCAGCGGTCTGGCCATCGCACCCGGGGGGCCCTGCGGGGGGGAACCCAC TCGGCCGCCCTGGATCTGAGATCAAAGGAGGAGAAGGACGCGGAGCTGGACAAGCGCATCGAGGCGCTGCGCAAGAAGAACGAGGCCCTCATCAAGCGTTACCAG GAGATTGAGGAGGATCGGAAGAAAGCGGAGCAGGAGGGAATCGCAGTGACGGCTCTGCGCCGGGCGCGGCCTGCCGATGCCGAGCCTGAGAGGAGATGGGTGGACAAGGATCTCTCTGTCACTGTCCAGGTCATGCTCTCCCCTGGG GAGAAGCGCCCGGTGAAGGACAAGAAGCCAGCGGGCACTCCTAAACCCGGCCGTGGCACCGCTCCCCGCAGCTCGGGGCGCGCTGGCCTGCGTCCTCCTGGCCGTTCCCCGCGGGGGGAGCACCCCGCTGGCCCGTTTTGGGAGGGGGGCGATGACGTGGCCCCGGGGGAGCGCAGTGGCCGGGGCCGGCGCTcacggggccggggggcggctggCCCGGTGACGGGGGGTGACGCCGGCCCTGACCGAAAGTCCAAG GAGTGGGAAGAGCGACGACGGCAGAACATTGAGAAGATGAACGAGGAGATGGCGAAGATCGCAGAGTACGAGAGGAACCAGCGG GACGGGCTTCACGAGAAGAACCCGGTGCGCAACTTCTTGGACGACCCGCGCCGCAGCGGCCCCTTCCAGGACACTGATCGCAAGGAGGGGAGCCGGCGGCACGTCCGAAACTGGGGGGGAGCCGATTTTGACAAGGTCAAGGCGGGGATGGAGCGTGAGAAGACCTGGCAGGGCCCCGTACGTACCCCA GGACGCCGTTCCAGCCCGAAAGCTGGGGGGCCGCTGGACATGACGCTCTCCATGACGGGTCGGGAGCGAGCTGAATACGTCCGCTGGAAGAAGGAACGGGAACAGATCGATCAGGAACGCCTGGCGCGGCACCGCAAACCCACCGGGCAGTGGCGGCGGGAGTGGGATGCTGAGAAATCGGACAGCAT GTTCAAGGAGGGCTCTGCGGCAGCGCCTGGCTCGGAAGCAAGTGGTGGGGAGGAAAACAAGCGCCCTCCTCCCAAACTTCCCACCTTCGGGGAGTTCCTCACCCCGCACCGCAcccagaggaggagaaagggccAGGGACGTGGCCAGGGTGCCGGGACCAAGCCCTACAG caTGCACGATAACcggtgggaggagaaggagctgcCGGCGCCAACCGAGGAAGCTGAGAACTGGAAG GCGGACGAAGTGCCGAGTGGGGCCCTCCCGGAGCCCCCGCCTTCCCTGAGCCCCGAGGAGGATGAGGACCAGTGGGAAGACGTcagtgaggaggaagaggaggaagatggcAGCAGCCCGGGGTCATCGAGCGAGGACGAAGCACCCCGCAGTGCGTCCCCCAAAGCCCAGTGTCCCCCCAGAGCCGGGCAGGCTGTGGCTCCCAAACTGCGCGTGCCCCCCACCACCGTGGCAGCTGCCCCAGATGGGGGGGCTGGCACCCCCCCGAGCCCCTTCTCCCCCATGGAAGGCCACCAGCCCGTCTCGGACTGGGGTGAGGAGATGGACCTGGCCTCTCCCCGCAGCAGCCTGGGGGACAGTCCCCTTTCAGGTCCCACTGTCCCCAGGTCGAGAGGGGCTTCCGGAGAGACTCCAG GGCTGAGCCCCATGGAGCTGGCGGTGCCTCCCCGGGGGGTGCagagccccacagagccccccCAACGGGCAGACGCAAGGCTGAACGCGGAGCAGGAGGCTTTGGAGAAGCACAaggaggcagcggggagcccAGCGGAGGATGGGACGCGAG gagccGTGGCGTTTCCCCAGCAGCCGGACATGGAGGTGGCCCCTGGCACGGTGGAGATCACGGACTTCGAGCGG GACGGCCAAGCGCCCCGATGTCCTCGAGCGGCCCCTCCGTCACTGGGGTCGCTCCCGCCGTGA